The genomic stretch CTTGAAGAAAAACTCCATAACGGTTCTGAGGAGCTCCAACTGGTCAGCCACCATTATGAAGCAAGATTGCATGAGCTCTCTAATAAAGTGATTTCCATGTCCAATCACATGGAAGAGTTGCAGTCAGAGATTCAAGATAAATCTGTCCAACTTGAGGATCAAGTAAAGAGTGCAGAAGAAATTCAGCTGCATCTCATGCAGGAAATTCAGATGCTTAAATCTGAAATCAGTACGCTTGCAATGGAAAATAAAAACCTTTCGGACCAAGCAGAAGAAAGAGAATCTCTTAGGTTCGAAATAGAAAACATGAGGAGGTCATGTAAGGAACTGGAATTGCTATTACTGCAAGCTAACAATGAAAGGGCTGAACTTGAAAGCAAGGTTGCTTTGGCAAAGGATAAAGAAGAGCTGTCACTGAAGGAATTGCATAGCATGAGATATTTGAAGGATGAAAAGGAATCAACAACCAAAAATCTTCAGATAGAGGTTGACAATTTCAAACTTCAATGTGAAGAACTGAAGCAAACTTTGTCAGAGGATGCATTGGAGAAAGAGAAATTGAAGAAGCAAGTGCTTCAATTAAAAGGTGACTTGAAGAGGAAAGAAGATGCATTCAACAGCATGGAGAAGAAGATTAAGGATAGCAATGGTCGAGTAACAGCTTCTGATGGAACAAAGGCAACttcaaaaaataacaaatttcaaAATGCCTCTCGCACCCCTAAAGAGGTTGCAAGTCTGAAGGAAAAAGTAAAATTGCTAGAGGTAAATAAGTTACTGCACTTAGCTAAACTGAATTGTGGCATAGCTCCAGATCAGAAACTAAAATATGTTTGACTTCTCCAAAAGCATTTATTAACATGCATATAGCATTAAATTCCTTGTGATCAGCATCTGACTGTTTGAGATCTTTTCATATTTACTTTTCTATGCTTGATTGAAGGAGTTACCATCATGTTTTCTGTGATCGACAGGGTCAAATAAAACTGAGGGAAACTGCTCTTGAGAAATCAACTAGTTCATTTTTGGAGAAAGAGAAAGATCTTCAGAATAAAATTGAAGAGCTAGAACAAAGACTGGAAGTTCTCAATCATAATACAACAAGCTTTTGCCAAGAAAATTGCTACAAGGTCAGCAACCCAAATTTTGTGCTATGCAATCAAATGGACTGCTGAATAGTTGTTTCACTTATCCATATTGCACTATATGTTTAAATTCATCGCTGATATTAGATTCAGTTTGTTCCTCTTGTAAGTAAATGCCACCATTCATATACAGGGTTAAGATTCAACAAGCATTCTATTGAAGTATTCCTCTTGATATCCTACTAAACCACATTCAAATTCTACTTCCTTATCGAATCAATTTTAGGCTTAGCCAATTTATAAGCAACATAAGTTTATACTGTCATTTGTCAGAAATTTAGTTGTAGCTAGGATTTGCTCCATGGATCGCAATTTCTGTTATGCATCAATTTCATAACTGTCCACTGTTGGATGCAGATTTCTGAAGCTCCAAAGGATCTCACTCTAGATTCTAGACTTGCAGAAGAAGTGATGGATGCTACAGGAAGACAGAGCACCGACGCTTGCATTCCTGAGGAAAATAGTGCCCCATCCTCAAGAAAGAGGTAGGTGTCACTTCACTTGGAAAACTTGCCTACAAGATGACATTTTTATTATGGTCATCTGTAAATGCTTTTTATTCTAATTATATGCATTCTGCCCTCACAGCAGTCATGACGACTTGACACAGAATGATGTGAAATCCTGTGCATCTGATTCTAGAGTCGAAGAATTGTTAAGTGAATTGACATCATTGAAGGAGAGGAACAGCATGATGGAAGTCGAACTTAAAGAGATGCAAGAGAGATACTCAGAAATCAGCCTCAAGTTTGCAGAGGTGGAGGGTGAAAGACAACAGCTTGTAATGAGAGTACGTAACCTCAAGAGTGCTAAAAGGAATCCTTGAGTGAAACTGGAGATTGGACGTTGCATCAAAGATTGTAGGTTTGATAACATAGAgttcaaaaaatgaaataaaacaaaataaatgagaTCGAAATTTGTAAATTTTTAACATATTAATGTCTTTTTGTCTTGCATATAATATTTGGCTTTGAAGACTGAATATACCAAATTATGAGGTAGTTTTGCCATAGGTTAAATGTGTttttaaccatttttttttaatgtaatatAAACAAGTTGTTGATGCTGCTATTAATAGATATATCTTCATTTTTACCAAGTTGGTGGAAGCTTACAGCTAATCACTTCAGTTTCCCTAGTAGCATGTCATGAAAGTCATGCAAAACAATTCGAAGGCTCCGCTTGGAAAGTTCAAACAGAAGCTGCAAATGACCAGTAAACTGGCTAAACTTGGCTACTTCCAGTGAACTTAGGTGGACCTGGTTTGCGCTTCACCATGAATATAATGAAGCTTTGTACTGTACGATGAGATCCATATGTTGTTAACATACTACGTGTAGTAATTAAAGTTGCAAAAGTTCAACCCTCTTGCCCATTATAATTCATACAGGTTATTCAAGATTGTATTAAATTATCATTCATTGTCGTATTTTTGTGATTTAGTAGCTAGATTTACCTCATGAAGTCCGGTTTGTTTTGAGGGGGATGGACCGTAGCTTAATATGCTACTGCTGTTTTTCTCAAAGGGTAAACATAATAACATACGAAATTTTTGGTATCCATGAATACGGTATCCTTCCCAGCTGAACTATAATTAACCAGTTAAGAAAATTATCGGTCATTGACATTTAATGGCTCTTTTGGTTCACTAGCCGGTTAGACCAGGAAGCAGTTAGCTCGATCCCTTTGGAAATTCCCAACTTCCGGATATGGTTGGGTTTGGCGACGTCAGTTGATTAATAatcaacaatgactaaatttggaaattctAGTGCAACCTGATTTTAGAAACTGGAATATTGCTGCTTTAAATTAGAAACTCAAATCAATTGAGCTGTGAAGCCTGCCCGTCCCTAATCTAATTGGGAGACTGAAAGGTTACTACGGCGGAAACTGAAATTCTATTCTCACAAGAATTTGGTAATGATCAACCATTACAAAATCGGATGTTCAACAACATTACGTCTTGTGTCCATGCTCTTGAACCTTTAGTTTCTTGGATCCATTAATCATGGACGAGAACATGGAAAACTGGTCTGATCTTTATTTTGATCCTCTTGAAACCATAGCCCGAAAACTAAAAGAGATTGAAGACTTCACAGCTTTCCGATCCACTTGTACTTCCTTGAAAGAAGCTGCAAACAAAGATAACTTCACGGGAATATGTTTGTGGCAGAATATACCATACTTGATGCTTCCAGGGAAGGATGAAGGCCAACATGAACGTGAATTTTGCagcttgttgaagaaaaaaaattgtttacaAGGTCAGTTTACCTGAAGCAAAACGTAAGATATTCTTTGAATCTCAAGGATGGTTCTTGACCAtaggaaaaagaggaaatatGAGGCTTTTGAATCCCTTTTCACCTTGTACCAAAATTCAATTACCACATTCAACTACCATGCCTGATTATAGATGGAATGAGAATCCGACCAAGGCAGAAAAATTCATACACAGGATGGTTTTATCGTCAAAATCTTCAGACTTCGTGGTTATGGTTTTGTTGGTTGTGCTCAAGTCTTGATGTTCTGGAAATCCGGAGACAAAACCTGGAGAAGCATTGAGACAGGTCGAGCTTTCAGTTCAAAGATATTACTTGTTGCCATGGCCAATTTTTTGGGATCAATTCTGAAGGAAATGTTTGGCGTTTCCACGTTTTAGGGCCTAATCCTACCGAGGCAGAACTCATTACTCAAATCCCTCGCGAAGAAGTGCATTTGTACATCATGGAATCGTCGTGGAAGTTGCTCGTAGTCGCGTGGCCTAGTGGACAATCGGTTGTGCAAGAAGGCTGTTCTGGTCATAAAATCGTAAGCCGTGTTTTCCAACTTTTTGAAGTGGATCCAGTGAAGAAAACGTGGAAAGAGATCAAGAATTTGGGTGGGAATGCAGCCTTTATTGGCTATAGCTCTTCTGCTTTGATCCAGGCCTCTAAATTCCCTGGAATTAAAGCCAATCATATATGTTATGCCAGTTCTGGAATGCCTACAAAACAACGTAAGAAGTTGGTCGGCATCTATAATTTGGACAATGGAAGCACAGAATCCTCGGATGAGGCAAGTAGGAGATGGTCTCCTCCCTTCTGTCGATCGTTTTGGGTTACACagaatatttatttatttttaatttttttaggtCTAAGGTTTTGCAGATATTAATGTTCGTTCATGTTATTGTGTTGAATAAGATCCAGTTACCTTCTATAAACCTTGGAAAACAACTATTATTTGAATCTCCTTAAAACAACAAAGACATTGTACACGAGATTTAGTGAACAAATTTCTTAAGCAGTTTTACCTTAAAGAGATTTGACATTTTTCTCTTACTGCTAACCATGTATTGGAAAGAATAGAAAGAATTGAATGGAACGAACTAAACCTCTTCAAAGACAGCCCCAATCCTGAATTTACCTATCTATCAGATCCGACATACCCGTCCCGTGCAGCATAAGAAATATGATTAATAACAAGTCAACTTACCTGATTTAATGTGGATATATGTTAAACTTGTTTCTAATCACATTTGAGAGCAACTTAATAACGATATATTTGGTACTGATGTCGATTAATTTGACTTTTAAAAGAGTAAACTAACTTAGAGAGTCATTTTATCCGGGTATTTATGGAGGAACGACTCACAACATGTGGCGAGTCAAATTACCTGGATCATGAATTAAATACAATAATcacacttcttcttcttcgtcttTTTTTAttgggaaaaggaaagaagcaCTTCTAACTCAAGCACCTttaacaaaattatttttaaattaccAAAAGTTAGTCTCTTTTAAGTTATGAGAAATTGATTATCAAACattttaaaagtacttttagtatttagaagtttttttttttttttttgtaaacgcATCGCAACGTCAAAGGATGTAGTCTAAAATCCTAAAACGCAAAAATCGATATTCTAGGATGATTGAATATTTTTCAAAGTTAGTTAGAGCCTGCCAAATCCTCTGGAGAGATTTACTAATGGTTTATACTTTATACgatcaaaagaaacaataaatcGGCTTTTGCTTATTTCACATGAAAAGAAAGTGTATTCACTAGAATGTTATTTATAGTAGTTGGGGGGTgtatcttttaaaaaaaaaaaaaaggaagcaaTTCGGATCTTAGGACGTACGGTTTACAGGCGAAAAACCCTATTCCTTAAAAGGGATAATGTCGTAAACCTCTACTGACACATCTTTGATAATTGCAACCACCTATCcaaagatttgaaaaattacagaAACCTCCCCTACAAAGTATGTTTTGATAACAATTGATGTTGTAAACGCAAAAAACTAATGACTATCCCATATTAATTGCTCTTATCTAATTTGTAAAACAAACTTAAAGGTAAAAGAAATCAAATATCACCACCCGTTGGATAAAATATTCAATGTAGTTCTTGGTAAGAAAAGTTGAGCCATGTTTTTAAAGTATCTTTTTGGGTACTCGGACTTTTTTTTGATAAAGTAATTTGTGAAGATAGTCCATTTAGACAAATGCATCACTATTGGCCGGTTGCATCTTTGTGAAATCGAGCAAGAAGTCTATTTAAAGGAATTGAAGCTAGAATATAAAGCACTAGATAAGATGAGATTAGAGCTTTTGGACAAAGAAGTGTTAACGAAAAAgggtttccttttttctcttttaaatcTCATTTTTTGCTTACCAGTTGTAGAGTTTATGAAGGTTAGTATAGTTACTTCATAATACACTAAGGAAGgtatgtgaaaattttcaaatctcaAGAATAGTGGCTGCAATAGTAGAAAACTTTAAGGGAGGCTTGTAAAATTATCCTTTACTTGAATCATAGAAAACGGTGTCAATTTAGAAAAACTGAAATCGGCTTGAAAGCAAATCAATTTCTAATAGGGATTCTCTAGAGTTCTGTTTCAACATAATTCAATTTCTTTCCTGGGACCAAATAATAATCCAATACTTAAAATGACTTTGGTCCAATCTCAACATCGACAagcatataatatatatgtactTTATTATCTACCAGAACCTCAAACAATTGGATGGTTAGCATCATGTGGTCTAAATAAATTTGGCTTTTCTAAAGTTGAGCAGCTGACCGAATCGCTGGGATTAGTTCTCTGCTGGACAGGTGTTTAAAATAACAAGATAGTACACTTTCTTTGGAGCATGACATGAATATGTTTGAGCAGCTGATTTTACTCCAATCACCAAGAACCTCCGTATCGGAGATTGGCCCGGTTGATGCATGATTGagtattaaaagaaaaaagtaattCATAAAAATCAATTTTAATACAACAAAAAGATTAAGCACAAGAAATATTCCTTCTAGAATCTTCTCCTACGTATATATAAACAAAAACAGAAGTTAAAAATAGAAGGTTGTCTCTGTCATGAGTTACTTTGCAAGTAACTTCCAAAGAAGTGGcttaaaagaagaagaagatgatgatgatgatgatgatattgatgatgaagaagaagaagaagaagaagaaatttccGCAGAAGCgaaagaagaaataaaacaagTCAACGAGTGCATGAGGGGCACACGCTGCAGCAGCACATCACGTTTGTGAGAAGAGAGTTGAGTAATCATAATTTGTGATTGATCAACTCATAGACGATCACAAGAGCCATGACTAAGGAGTGATCTACTTGAGGTTCCACTACTAGACTCAATACATCCTCACCAAAATTAACTCCTGAAGATGATTGCTTTTGTTTTACCTGCAAAATTAAACGCAACAAATTGCACCTTAAGTATATTTATGGCCGATTTTTTCCGGTCGGAGGAGGTGATAAATTGCATGTATAGCAGCTATAATCTAACCTCGGCAACAGCTTTGCCATTTGTGTCCGTTATTTTAAATGCTGATTTTTCTGGTAATCCTCGCATTTGATAGCTGCTTGTCTCAGTTCCAGAAACAACATAGGTACGCATGCCTCCTTTGAGAACATTCCGAATTTTTCTGACTTGAAAGCTTGGTGTCCTCTTGTTTACTTCAGCATCACTCCGTCTATAGCCATCCCAATGTCCAAAAACTGGCATTTTCTGCAAAAACAGACAACCAAACGAACAATAATTATGAGTTTAGTCATTCATTGATttcttcatgcaaagcttaattaATTAGCTATCGATATCACTAATCGAGCATTTGGTACCTTTTGTCGTATAGAAAAGAGTACGTTGCCCCCAACGTCCATGAGATCAACTTCCCGGCTATATTTTTGGCCATAGTTATCGATGCGGTAGACGAGTTTACCGTCGGAATCAAAAACCGTGCATCCGTTGCCATGGAATACAAGGGATTTCATCCATAAAGTAAATGATTCCCTTCTAGAGGTAATGTAGcaggaagaggaagaggaagatgaagaagaagatggttGAGGATAAAGTCGAGCCATTGATGAGAACTATTTGCGGAAGAAAGAAGTTTGTGTTGGTACTGCCTGGTGAGATGTGAGAAGTATCAAGTATAAGTAGTTCCCCGGACACAGGAAAAAGAGTTGAAAAGTGCATTAAAATATTGTGGTATGCTACTCATACAGCCCAATTAAAATGCCAAATCAAAGCGTTGAGATAAACTTTAGTTCAAATGCATCTTTCATTGGCTAAACATATAGTGTAGGCAGCAGaataatatttgaattttgctttAAGTCATGCCTTAAATGCCTGCAATTTTAATTGAAcgtattttttttcaaaaaaaaaaaaattggtcaaaGGGAGGATCGGTCCGATATGTTAGAGAAATTCGTCAGAGATGGCTTACTAGTTATATATAATtcaatttctttatttcttatCTGGAGCTTGGACCAATATTACAATTTCTCTTTCTATAGATCTCTTTTGAAATGGATCCCAACCTTCCAAGAAAGAAAGCTAATTTTGTTTAAATCGGAATATAAACTAAACATTATTAGCCTGATAACAAGACTTGAATCCGAACGCTATCAGCTCTTGCTTTTTCACTTGGTTATATATGAAGTTGACCATACTTCATATAATTCCAATCCCATGCTCGTTTGGTTTGCTTTTGCCCcagaaattttggtaattttttggCCTTGGTATCTCTTTGTACCAAGGACACATTAATTAATGCTTAAAGCTTAAACAAAAATTATAGGCAGACAAGCAAACATGGCTACgtcttccttccttttttttttttttctttttttggtcaatCGTCAatcctactcctactcctactctatctAGGAGGGAGACCTAACTGGGCTTATGGAAGGCCGATGGGGACAGAATCACCACCGGACCAGATGGGTGCGTGGTGCACCCGTCTGGATTTTTTGAAGAACCATAAATGTGGCAAATTGGTGGGAGGCCTTATCTATCCgaacccttgcctcccaccccaccaaagcCTTAAAGGCTTGGTGGTGGCCTTATCTACTTCGTCCTTCCCCTGATCTACATGAATTTTATATTTCCATAAGAAGGCAGACACTACGAGAGTTTACTGTCTGGTTATTTTTGCTCTAGCATGGCGGCTCCAATATTTAATTGGGATAAATTTAGAAACCTTTCCTGAGTAATTTAACTGAGCTCCctcaagattttaaaaattacatgtACCTCCCTTTTCCTTCTAAAATGACAATATTAGCCTTATCATTTTAATAAAACTCCTTTGCTGGGTATGCATATAGAAAGAATGGGATTTATAATTACttttactttttccttttctcttcttattaCCTCCTTTTATCTTTTGCAAGTAAAACTATATAACAATAAACTATAAATACTGACTCTAGCCACTATCATTATTAGATGTTGAACtagcaaatctttttttttttttgggacaacTTAGAAGGTGATTCAAGTATTTTgttgatctttttctttttctttgtatcAAAAGCATGCAAcataatttaaaagaaattgtCCAAAACTACTACTAAACTATGATAGTtccaacaaataaaaaaatacacaaGTCTAAAGGAATTATGACTATAAATTCCTCTCCAATTTAGAAGGAATATGTATCCCAAATAAAGCACCATGTACAATAGCCTCTTATAGTGATATAATTGCTTATTAAATAGTAAGCATAGGCATTGAAAACTTGACACTTTTTCTTCATATTTGTgctatatatttttcaattgtttTGACAAGTaagtataatttttgaaacatcaAGGGAGCTCAAAGGAATTgatagaaacctcaggggaggtttatgaggtttatgaaattatcccgaTTTAATTTTCTACTCTTTGGTCTGCAAAGATTTTTTTGTTTATGAATTGAACTGCTACAACCTTATTATTTACTCAATAGTCGGTACCCCTAATACTTATAAGTAGGAGTTTAGTAAGAACTAGTTACTTAAATCGAGGTAAATAGCATTTTCTTTTGTACTTTATAAATTTGATATCTACCGTGTGAATTGAAAATTATGCATAGTTTTTTAATCTGGGCCTTTGGCTGCTATTTTCAAGAATCCTTTGTGAAACTATACAATCTCACTGAACCAACTCCTTCTAGAGTAGTTGAAcaccacattaattgtgaaCCTTTGACCTCCCATCAATGTAACTCAATATGAGGTTTGTCCTAAATTCATACGGGTGTGTGATACACTCGTCTGATCTGATGGTGGTTCAGTTCTCGTCAGGTTCTTTCAGCTCAGTTGGGCCTTCCCATAGAGTAGATTCCCCCCTTCCCCGCCCGCCCCCttaggagtaggagtaggagtaggttAGACATGTGccgttatgaccaaaaaaaaaaaaaaaaaactatacaaCCTCACTGATTCATTATACACTCTCCTACGATTTTTGTACAACTTCATTTACAAATACACGTTTGATGTATTTCCTGATCTCCAACAGACTTTCACCGCTAAGTATTGGTTTCTGCAATCTTAGCCCTACGTACATGTCCCGTCTTTGTTTCAAGTTTGCTTGTTTGTGATTTATCAAGAGTTTGCCTCACTAATCCTTAGACTTTGTTTAAGGCCAACTTAATTAGTTTGCGTTCAAAATTAACAAGTTATCCAGCCATTTAGAAGCAAACTTTTATGGTGCCCTGGTCGACAGAATTGGTTCGTGTATAACCAAGCAAGCCAGCTTGCTTACTCTCCTAGCAGCCCACGTTGGCGGCAAGGAAGGAGGCAAAAACAATCTCCGACTTGTTACTGCTGATGAACGTTGCATAGGTATTGTAAATTTGTAATGCAATGTTCTTTTAATATTTCTTACTAATTCATGAAAGCTACAACTTTGTTTACTACTAGTATACAACGTCATCAAACTATCTgtttttttgaaaccaagggAATCTATATTAAGAAATTCAgaaattgagagagagagagattaacAAAAAACTTTAGATTAGATTAAAAAAAACCTTATAGATTAGATTATTGGCTCGCTAATAAATCCAGCATTGGTATTGAGAGTCCAAGTTTATCCAATACGACTTGGAATGTGATGTTATCTTTTAAGTTATCTTGCACACGAGGGAGGAGGATAAGGTGAAAATGATCCAATTCGATTAGTTTATTGCAAAGATGAAAAGGATCAAGTTATTGTTAGCATTTCTCCATTCCTTTACAAGTTTACAACCTTTTGGCATCTTTCTTAAGAACTCCCACTACTAAGGATCCTTCTAGCTCCCTCAATTTTATATGATAGCTAGCCAAGTCATTTCTGATGCATCCAAAACTCTCTTGAAGGAAGGTTTGGAAAGCAATTGCTTGTCTAGTGTTTTATTCCACTCTTATATTTCACCAGAGTGAGCTCACTGTAAGATTGCAACATTATCATCCGTCCCCTAAGTATACTTTCGTGTTATAAACTAAACTTTCACAAATAACATGATACTAGCGCACTTGTTATCTTGACCTAATTAAGAACACTCAAAAGAAGAACCCTTTCAATGAGAATAGCATTTAATTATCTCAAATGCTAAACAAGAAGCTGAGATGAAATCCAGCTTTGGAATATATATTGAGGTGCTTAAAAGCTATTCGATTTGCAAAGAATTTAACTCTGAGAAACACCGTACGTGTTAATTAAACTGAATTTATGGGATACCTTAAAATCTAAATGCGCCTTGTCAAATGTATTGAACATCCCAATTACCTAATGAGCAGAAAATAGCAACAAATAATAACAAGAAAGACACATATAAACTTTCTCTTGCTTGCACATTTTAGGCAAAATATAATTCGAAAACAATAATATTTAGCTGGTTAGTCGATATTACAGCAGTCCGCATCCAAACCTGCGTCAAACAAATTAAATAAGCTTTTTATGTATTGCTTCAATTCAAATGGAGTGGCGGTTTTATTGCAAAGTACTGTATGATTATTATATGTCAACATATCATACTTTTTTATTAGCTGATGAGAGCATCAGCATTATTGTGAGGTTAGGAAATGGGATTCCAATCCCAAACTACTGAGTTTTCTTCATTTGGTGTGCTTGCGATTCCCATATCAAATGTTTACAAACTCACATCATATCATACAGAATCAGAGGGTATGATACCACATCAAAATACAGCCATTG from Coffea eugenioides isolate CCC68of chromosome 8, Ceug_1.0, whole genome shotgun sequence encodes the following:
- the LOC113779855 gene encoding protein LURP-one-related 11-like; translation: MARLYPQPSSSSSSSSSSCYITSRRESFTLWMKSLVFHGNGCTVFDSDGKLVYRIDNYGQKYSREVDLMDVGGNVLFSIRQKKMPVFGHWDGYRRSDAEVNKRTPSFQVRKIRNVLKGGMRTYVVSGTETSSYQMRGLPEKSAFKITDTNGKAVAEVKQKQSSSGVNFGEDVLSLVVEPQVDHSLVMALVIVYELINHKL